From the Palaemon carinicauda isolate YSFRI2023 chromosome 42, ASM3689809v2, whole genome shotgun sequence genome, one window contains:
- the LOC137632976 gene encoding uncharacterized protein — MPGKDSDKGRISEEDGTPDVQLATGNEANVEQPCDGKSIENDKEESSNHGEDQIGDLCEAVGEQLVTIPSSKNVDDVAVHQHSVEIEGRSCDLGGHVPGNGDNLTDTDSDSDIFAIKSAPEGASQVTEITEDKGLPSQDEPRIPYTVESLFPVEDDVNEEPGNLKEINIAVSVHRDDESVDGATEERDMDIEVNKVSDIEDDLKNDDKGSDVMPKGQWNIDLDTVGKLKLIRGKSNKEKRKEEKMNGKDRLSKKKKK; from the coding sequence atgcccggcaaggattctgataagggtcggatatcggaagaagatggtactcctgatgttcaactggcaacaggtaatgaagcaaatgtggagcaaccatgtgatggaaagagtattgaaaatgataaagaagaatccagcaaccacggagaggaccagataggcgacttatgcgaagcagtaggagaacaactagtgaccattccctcatccaagaatgttgatgatgttgctgttcatcaacactCAGTCGAAATAGAAGGTCGATCATGTGACCTGGGGGGTCATGTTCCAGgtaatggtgataatttaacagataccgacagtgatagtgacatctttgcaataaaaagtgcacctgaaggagcttctcaagttaccgaaataactgaggataaggggcttccatcacaagatgaacctcgtattccttacacagttgaaagtctctttcccgttgaagatgatgtaaatgaagaaccgggaaatcttaaggaaatcaatatagcggtttcagtgcatagggatgatgaatcagtggatggtgctactgaagaacgtgacatggatatagaggtaaataaagtcagtgatattgaagacgatttgaaaaatgatgataaaggttcagacgtgatgccaaaaggccagtggaacatagatttagatactgtaggtaaattaaagttaattagaggaaaatccaataaagaaaaaaggaaggaagaaaaaatgaatggaaaagataggttgtcaaagaaaaagaaaaagtaa